A stretch of DNA from Granulicella pectinivorans:
GGCGAGTGAGGCTTACCTGATTGAAGACGGTCGGGTAACTCGTCCCGTAAAGGGCGCCACGTTGATCGGCAACGGTCCCGAGGCGTTGAAGTATGTATCGATGGTTGGAAACGACCTGGCGTTGGACGAAGGTATTGGTACCTGCGGTAAGGCCGGGCAGAGCGTGCCGGTCGGCGTAGGGATGCCCACAGTAAAGCTCGACCGCATGACGGTCGGGGGAACAGGAAAATAACCATGGCAGCCGAGCGCGAAAAGATGTACGAGTGTGAAGTCAGGCGCAGGCGAGTAAAGGTTGGCGGAGGCTATGAGCCGTTCTGGAAGGTGAAGAACGTGGCCGTGGCGATGTCCGACTCCGACACCGAGTTCCGCTGCAAAGACTGCCAGGGCGAGGTGAAGATCCTGGGCCGCACGGGCAAGCCTGGTACCGTTCCCTATGTCGAGCACAAGTCGGCCATCGACGCCGAGTTCTGCTCCGGCGGCATGGTCTTTCAGAAGGCCACCGACGGTCGCGAAGCACGCGTCTCGGAGCGGCCTGTCCGATAGCAGCAATGCCGTCGGGTAAGATGGACTCGTGATGGATCAGATTACAGCCCGACGCAGCGATATTGTCCAGCTTTTGCAGGCAATACCGTGTGCGTCGGTTTGCTGTTTTTGGGTCAGCCATCCGAGACGACTTCGACCCCGAACGCAGTGACATCGATTTCCGGGTCGAGTTCAAACCTCTGGAGTTTGGGCAGTACGGGAAGAGCTCCTTCGGCCTCTGAGATGCCTTGACTGCACTCTTTTCGCATAGGATCGACCTCGTGCTTTGGAAGGATGTCGTTGATCCTTCCATGCGCCAAAGCATCGAGACTACGCAGGAACTGCTCTATGCCGCATGATTGGTAACTTCGTTTCTTTTTCCTACCTATGCTCAAAGTCGACGTTAAACATCACCATATGATAAGGGCCGGGGCCGGTCGAGTTTACGGCTGGCAAACAGTCACTGCGCCTGCAGCGAGACGCATGGCTGATCCGCGATTGCGTTGTCCGTCATGCAAGGGTGCCATAGGACTTTTTGCGGGTTCGAAGAACGGCAGAATGCCCGAACTCGGCGAGCGTAAAGTTCGGAATGAGGGATGTCCCCTTGGCGACTGCTATGACGGAACTTTTCGCGTGGCAAGCTTGCCCATTGAACCAGAACAGGAAAGCTATATTGACGAGTAATCAGGTTGTACCCTCCTTCGATCTAAAACAAATGGCCTCCGATGTCGTCGCCAAAGCCCTCCGCGCCGGAGCCTCCGATGCCGAAGCCGTGATCTATGAGGGTGAGGAGTTCTCCGCGCTGGTCCGCATGGGGCAGGTGGAAACCCTGAAGGAGTCCGGCTCGCGTGCCATTGGCCTGCGCGTCTTCCTCGGAACTCGCTCCGCCAACACCTCCTCCTCCGACTTTTCCCCGGAGTCGCTGGACCACCTGCTCGACGGTGCCATGCAGCTTGCCCGCATTACGGGAGAAGACCCCTTCGCCGGCCTTCCGGAGCCAGAGGAGTTCGGCACGCTCGGCGGCGATCTTGGCCTCTACTTTGAAGACGTCAACGAGCAGCCGCCCGCCGAGCGCATCGAGATTGCCCGCGCCGTCGAGGCCGCCGCGTTGGGCTACGACGAGCGCATCACCAACTCCGGCGGAGGCGACTTCGACACAGCCACCTCGCGGAAGATCATGGTCAACTCGCGCGGATTCGTGGGCGGGTACAAGCGGTCGTACTGCGGCTTTTCCGCGGCGCCCATTGCCCAGGGACCGACGGGCGGCATGCAGCGCAACTACTGGTATTCCAGCTCCCGCACCACTCGCAAGCTCGAAGACCCAGTCATGATCGGGCATGAAGCCGCACGACGGACGTTGAGCCGTCTGGGTGCGCGGCAGGT
This window harbors:
- a CDS encoding nucleotidyltransferase family protein, producing the protein MSSFCRQYRVRRFAVFGSAIRDDFDPERSDIDFRVEFKPLEFGQYGKSSFGL